A window from Sediminispirochaeta bajacaliforniensis DSM 16054 encodes these proteins:
- a CDS encoding integrase core domain-containing protein, whose translation MELGIQPVYRDPAPPQQNGRHERIHRELKAAACNRAGKNLQAQQRKMNEFMREYKQGYRS comes from the coding sequence ATGGAGTTAGGGATCCAGCCAGTGTATCGTGATCCAGCACCACCGCAACAGAATGGTCGTCATGAACGGATACATCGAGAATTGAAAGCAGCGGCCTGTAATCGGGCAGGAAAGAACCTGCAGGCACAACAAAGGAAGATGAATGAGTTTATGAGAGAATACAAACAAGGATATAGGTCTTGA
- a CDS encoding type II toxin-antitoxin system Phd/YefM family antitoxin: MDVINYTDLRRNLKARMDKVYHDHAPLIVTRKDNENVVLISLEDYNSLTETQYLLSSKNNAEHLAKSLHSAREGKSFSKELIEE, from the coding sequence ATGGATGTGATTAATTATACAGATTTACGAAGGAATTTGAAGGCTCGGATGGATAAAGTTTATCATGATCACGCGCCCCTAATAGTTACCCGTAAAGATAATGAAAATGTAGTACTGATTTCTTTAGAGGATTATAATAGTTTAACAGAAACACAGTACTTGCTTTCTTCAAAAAATAATGCTGAACATTTGGCGAAATCATTACACTCAGCCCGCGAAGGAAAAAGCTTTTCGAAAGAGCTGATTGAAGAATGA
- a CDS encoding Txe/YoeB family addiction module toxin: protein MNWLFTPESWEDYLYWQKNDKKLLRRINELIKDIQRNPFEGMGKTEPLKYQLQGCWSRRIDQAHRLIYEMENELIKIIACRFHY from the coding sequence ATGAATTGGCTATTCACACCCGAATCATGGGAAGATTATCTTTATTGGCAAAAAAATGATAAAAAGTTGTTACGTCGAATAAATGAATTAATAAAGGATATCCAAAGAAATCCTTTTGAAGGGATGGGTAAAACCGAGCCTTTGAAATATCAGCTTCAGGGTTGTTGGTCCCGGAGAATAGATCAAGCGCATAGATTAATTTACGAAATGGAAAACGAATTGATAAAGATAATTGCTTGTCGTTTTCACTATTAG
- a CDS encoding GNAT family N-acetyltransferase: MSKILFREARHDDLDNIWRMICELENYELNRSTFSKLFSSNIENSNVFYLVAEDENVVIGFASLHIQQLLHHNGKVGEIQELYINNNKRGKGYGGLILDTLKGIAHEKGCILLEVSCNVKRKKTHSFYEKEGMVKSHYKFTYKL; encoded by the coding sequence ATGAGTAAAATACTTTTCAGAGAAGCAAGACATGATGACCTCGACAATATATGGCGGATGATCTGTGAGTTAGAGAACTATGAATTGAATAGATCAACTTTTTCTAAGTTATTCTCCAGCAATATTGAAAATTCTAATGTATTTTATTTAGTTGCTGAAGATGAAAATGTTGTCATTGGTTTTGCAAGTTTGCATATACAGCAGCTACTTCATCACAATGGAAAAGTTGGTGAGATTCAGGAATTGTATATTAACAACAATAAACGCGGTAAAGGCTACGGCGGATTAATTCTTGATACTTTGAAAGGAATTGCACATGAAAAGGGTTGCATATTACTTGAAGTGTCATGCAATGTCAAAAGGAAGAAAACACACTCATTCTATGAAAAAGAAGGAATGGTGAAATCTCATTATAAGTTTACATATAAGTTATAA
- a CDS encoding N-formylglutamate amidohydrolase produces the protein MEHYTIVNENTHLFPVVIEIPHSGTFVPEDIRNSFLDNACLSNTDWFLPELYDFLPAMGCTAIINQLSRYVVDMNRPASSAKTGDYRKTVVYQENTQGSPLYPSPLDENEISRRVSQFYDPYHQALEKLLCKKLKVYPTVLLLDLHSFFLNFADGGSQDVYLSNRRGFTSSKQTLHGLHESLSAQGYSVIDNANLGGYIINHYRELFGERIESVMMELRYTKYIADRYFGEEELTDKNEILFQSAKQKLKEAFIRLPYFQG, from the coding sequence ATGGAACACTATACTATAGTAAACGAAAATACACATCTGTTTCCGGTGGTGATTGAGATACCCCACAGCGGCACCTTTGTCCCCGAAGACATTCGTAACAGTTTTCTTGATAATGCATGTCTCTCAAATACAGATTGGTTTTTACCCGAGCTGTACGACTTTCTTCCCGCAATGGGCTGCACGGCTATCATCAACCAGCTGAGCCGTTATGTGGTGGACATGAATCGGCCGGCCTCGAGTGCAAAAACGGGTGATTACCGTAAAACCGTGGTCTATCAGGAAAATACCCAAGGCAGTCCCTTATACCCTTCGCCGCTGGATGAAAATGAAATTAGCCGCCGGGTAAGCCAATTTTATGATCCTTACCATCAGGCGCTTGAAAAGCTGCTATGCAAAAAATTAAAGGTGTATCCGACGGTTCTCCTTTTGGACCTGCACAGCTTCTTCCTTAATTTTGCTGATGGCGGCAGCCAGGATGTTTATCTATCCAACCGACGTGGCTTTACGTCCTCTAAACAGACATTGCATGGACTGCATGAAAGCCTTTCAGCACAAGGCTACAGTGTGATAGATAATGCAAACTTGGGAGGATATATTATTAACCACTACCGTGAGCTTTTTGGTGAGCGGATCGAGAGCGTGATGATGGAGCTGCGCTATACAAAATATATTGCAGACCGCTATTTTGGAGAAGAAGAATTAACAGATAAAAACGAAATACTTTTCCAGTCGGCAAAGCAGAAACTCAAGGAAGCGTTTATACGATTACCCTATTTTCAGGGATAA
- a CDS encoding TIGR04076 family protein has translation MKKWYDEEYEWEIKVTGFLRSEHTERYCRNGEEIGDTYTCTYGCPVNQDGQGICSKVMMMMFPIMEAVRSGGDLENIGGNSKYSKEIVCPDGCVMFRMSAKKLGNENFYKGKFFE, from the coding sequence ATGAAAAAATGGTATGATGAGGAGTATGAATGGGAGATCAAGGTAACAGGCTTTCTTCGAAGTGAGCACACAGAAAGGTATTGCCGAAACGGTGAGGAAATCGGAGATACGTATACGTGTACGTATGGCTGTCCTGTAAATCAGGATGGGCAGGGTATTTGCTCCAAAGTAATGATGATGATGTTTCCAATCATGGAGGCGGTTAGAAGTGGTGGAGATTTAGAGAACATCGGTGGAAATAGTAAATATAGCAAGGAAATTGTATGCCCGGACGGTTGCGTTATGTTTAGGATGAGTGCAAAGAAACTCGGAAATGAGAATTTTTATAAAGGAAAATTTTTTGAGTAA
- the citC gene encoding [citrate (pro-3S)-lyase] ligase translates to MDTNDIADMTEFSGYLASPHWESRVSDFLNKNGLHYEGPAEFMICLLSHSLIIGTGAVDGNVIKYLAVHPSYRQYGIASHIVSKLVTYAYTNGQEHLFLFTNPKNMAVFADIGFYPILQTDDVLFMENRKQGLQDYVDFLRSATERFIKERAICEGAVGSIVVNCNPFTNGHRYLIERASKECSLVHLFVVSSEKSLFSAKDRYEMVKEGVSSLRNVMVHKTEDYLVSPATFPSYFLDDIDKAEQINCKLDIALFMRFFVPALGISKRYLGTEPYSHVTNAYNAALQRTLKKAGVEVIEIERKHCNGKPISASLVRKYIHAGNIQAILPLVPASTYEFIVKHQLARNDKKRL, encoded by the coding sequence ATGGATACGAATGATATAGCCGACATGACGGAATTCTCCGGCTACCTTGCTTCTCCTCATTGGGAAAGCAGAGTGTCGGATTTCCTAAATAAAAACGGCCTTCATTATGAGGGGCCAGCGGAATTCATGATCTGCCTGTTGTCGCACAGTCTGATTATCGGGACAGGAGCTGTGGATGGGAATGTCATTAAGTATCTTGCAGTACATCCTTCGTATCGACAGTACGGTATTGCATCGCATATCGTTAGTAAACTGGTCACATATGCATATACCAATGGGCAAGAACATCTATTTTTATTTACAAACCCGAAGAATATGGCTGTATTTGCCGATATCGGATTTTATCCCATACTTCAGACGGATGATGTTCTGTTTATGGAAAACAGAAAGCAGGGATTACAAGACTATGTTGACTTTCTACGAAGTGCGACCGAACGGTTTATAAAAGAACGCGCAATATGTGAGGGTGCCGTTGGTTCAATAGTGGTGAATTGCAATCCCTTTACCAATGGGCATCGATACCTCATCGAACGCGCAAGTAAGGAGTGCTCGTTGGTACATCTCTTTGTTGTATCCAGTGAGAAGTCTTTATTCAGTGCTAAAGACCGATATGAAATGGTGAAAGAAGGTGTTTCTTCTTTACGCAATGTCATGGTTCATAAGACGGAAGACTACTTGGTTTCTCCTGCAACCTTCCCCAGCTATTTTCTCGACGACATAGACAAAGCCGAACAGATTAATTGCAAACTTGACATTGCACTCTTTATGCGTTTTTTTGTACCGGCACTCGGGATTTCGAAAAGATACCTCGGAACAGAACCTTACTCGCATGTAACAAACGCCTATAATGCAGCATTACAACGAACTTTGAAAAAGGCCGGAGTCGAAGTAATAGAAATCGAACGGAAGCATTGTAACGGAAAACCTATAAGTGCCTCATTAGTCAGGAAATACATACATGCCGGAAACATTCAGGCCATTCTTCCTTTGGTTCCTGCAAGTACCTACGAATTTATTGTAAAACATCAATTAGCGAGAAATGACAAAAAAAGATTGTGA
- the citG gene encoding triphosphoribosyl-dephospho-CoA synthase CitG → MRQAGTLTPVASKSHIISYIGYSAHAALIEEVSATPKPGLVDQHNSGSHSDMDYACFVRSANALSPYFTEMVSIGYHWRRNLEDLFLAIRPIGIEAEKAMLSVTNSVNTHRGAIFSLGIMSAASAYVHAQWRHFDIAHIFSTCIDMTQHILQSELLELKTLCPRTHGENVYMKDGSKGVRGEAMTGFPSVRKVALPLMVSYMARGYQQNLCNVQVLLHLMAVVDDSNVLARQDRNTLELIHAMAKDILAIGGCFTQEGMKSVQSLDAYCIARHISCGGCADLLALTIFLAKLLLYDRP, encoded by the coding sequence ATGAGACAAGCAGGGACTTTAACGCCGGTAGCAAGTAAGTCGCACATCATTTCATATATTGGGTATAGCGCGCATGCAGCGCTTATAGAAGAAGTATCGGCAACCCCTAAACCGGGATTGGTTGACCAACACAATTCCGGCTCGCATTCCGACATGGACTATGCGTGCTTTGTTCGCAGTGCAAATGCCCTTAGTCCCTATTTCACGGAAATGGTAAGCATCGGGTATCATTGGCGCCGGAACCTGGAAGATTTGTTTCTGGCGATTCGTCCTATCGGCATTGAGGCAGAAAAGGCCATGTTATCGGTCACAAATTCGGTCAATACACATCGGGGAGCAATCTTTTCTTTAGGCATCATGTCTGCGGCCTCTGCATATGTCCATGCACAATGGAGACACTTCGATATCGCACACATCTTTTCAACATGCATCGATATGACGCAACATATACTTCAATCGGAATTACTAGAACTTAAAACGCTATGTCCCCGAACCCATGGTGAAAATGTATATATGAAGGACGGCTCGAAAGGTGTTCGGGGAGAAGCAATGACAGGTTTTCCCTCGGTAAGGAAGGTTGCTCTTCCTCTTATGGTATCCTACATGGCACGGGGGTATCAGCAAAATCTCTGTAATGTCCAAGTGCTTTTACATCTTATGGCAGTGGTAGACGATTCCAATGTTCTTGCGAGACAGGATCGAAATACCTTGGAATTGATACATGCAATGGCGAAGGATATTCTTGCAATAGGAGGCTGTTTTACTCAGGAGGGCATGAAATCGGTGCAAAGCCTTGACGCATATTGCATTGCTCGACACATCAGCTGTGGTGGGTGTGCCGATCTGCTGGCCCTGACGATTTTCCTGGCAAAACTGCTTCTTTACGATAGACCATGA
- the citX gene encoding citrate lyase holo-[acyl-carrier protein] synthase has protein sequence MSHEKACDNWDVPSLEAVLEARERRVARKQRLVETYNANVIAFTMNIPGPVKNTPCISACFFSGIEALLIYMKEHDLTEVEEYLLSTGPEGYFIFPVAASQWAVKRKLMTFEEDHPIGRWFDFDVMDSSLRAITREEIGAKPRRCFLCHEPAKNCGRNRTHSVEELVAYTKETLNNYLQMEGKGVFNETSRDFNAGSK, from the coding sequence ATGTCTCATGAGAAGGCTTGTGATAATTGGGACGTCCCCTCCTTGGAGGCGGTTCTTGAGGCCCGGGAGAGACGGGTTGCCAGGAAACAAAGGTTGGTAGAAACATACAACGCAAACGTAATTGCATTTACGATGAATATTCCGGGGCCGGTAAAAAATACACCATGTATCAGCGCTTGTTTTTTTTCCGGGATAGAAGCCTTGCTGATCTATATGAAGGAGCATGATCTTACGGAAGTCGAGGAGTATCTGCTTTCCACCGGCCCTGAGGGCTATTTCATCTTTCCCGTAGCCGCTTCTCAATGGGCGGTAAAAAGGAAGCTGATGACCTTTGAAGAAGATCATCCAATAGGCAGATGGTTCGACTTTGACGTAATGGATAGTTCCCTGCGTGCCATCACTCGTGAAGAGATAGGCGCAAAGCCTCGGCGTTGCTTTCTTTGTCATGAGCCGGCAAAGAATTGCGGAAGAAATCGAACCCACAGTGTCGAAGAGCTGGTCGCTTATACAAAGGAAACATTGAATAACTATCTACAGATGGAGGGGAAGGGAGTCTTCAATGAGACAAGCAGGGACTTTAACGCCGGTAGCAAGTAA
- the citF gene encoding citrate lyase subunit alpha, with translation MDTNIRLEAIPNIEKLKGINGIYTDDHAHKDVLSFLEKEQFESKILRSLEEAIEKSGLQNGMTISFHHHFRDGDYVLNKVMDVIAGMGFKDLTLAASSLMNVHEQLIKHIKSGVIKRIETSGMRGKLAEAVSNGLMDIPVVFRSHGGRAYAIETGALKIDIAFIGAPSCDPFGNANGYSRDNDTGIVCGSLGYAKTDAQYADKVVVITDNIVPFPNVPSGIPQSDVDYVVKIDAIGDPAGIMSGATRYTKDPKELMIAETAASVITGSGRLRESFSIQMGSGGASLATVRFLREEMVKRDIHASFALGGITGQIVKLHEEGLIKKILDVQSFDLDAARSLKNNRFHQQISASYYASPGNVGSAVNQLDVVILSALEVDVDFNVNVLTGSDGVIRGAIGGHSDTAAGAALSIIVCPLTRGRIATIVDHVNTIVTPGKTIDVVVTDQGVAVNPRRNDLIEALTKANMELTTIENLRRKAIQLIGKSKPIEYTDKIVGVVTYRDGSVIDLIHQVKDSIDVS, from the coding sequence ATGGATACGAATATCAGGCTGGAAGCCATTCCCAATATCGAAAAGCTGAAAGGAATCAACGGCATATACACCGATGATCATGCTCACAAGGATGTATTGTCCTTCCTGGAAAAGGAGCAATTTGAGAGTAAGATCCTGAGGAGCCTTGAAGAGGCAATTGAAAAAAGTGGTCTTCAAAACGGCATGACTATTTCTTTTCATCATCATTTTCGGGATGGGGATTACGTGTTGAACAAAGTAATGGATGTCATAGCCGGTATGGGATTTAAAGACCTGACACTTGCCGCAAGCTCCTTGATGAATGTCCATGAACAATTGATAAAACATATCAAAAGCGGAGTAATCAAGCGCATCGAAACCAGTGGAATGCGTGGAAAATTGGCGGAAGCCGTTTCCAACGGCCTGATGGATATCCCCGTCGTTTTTCGTTCCCACGGCGGGCGTGCCTATGCCATCGAAACCGGTGCCTTAAAAATCGACATTGCCTTCATAGGCGCCCCCTCCTGCGATCCTTTCGGCAATGCCAATGGATATTCCCGTGACAATGATACCGGGATCGTCTGCGGCTCTTTGGGCTATGCAAAGACTGATGCCCAATATGCTGATAAAGTAGTGGTTATTACCGACAATATTGTTCCCTTTCCCAACGTTCCCTCGGGTATTCCACAGTCCGATGTGGATTACGTTGTCAAGATCGACGCCATAGGAGATCCAGCAGGCATCATGAGCGGGGCAACCCGGTATACAAAAGATCCGAAGGAACTGATGATTGCCGAAACCGCTGCCAGTGTCATTACCGGCAGCGGCCGTCTGAGGGAAAGCTTTTCCATCCAGATGGGATCGGGAGGAGCCTCCCTTGCAACGGTCAGATTTCTGCGGGAAGAAATGGTAAAAAGGGATATTCATGCCAGTTTTGCACTTGGCGGCATCACTGGTCAGATTGTCAAACTCCATGAAGAGGGGCTCATAAAAAAGATTCTTGATGTCCAGTCCTTTGATTTGGACGCCGCACGATCTTTAAAGAATAATCGCTTTCACCAACAAATATCCGCATCATATTATGCAAGCCCGGGTAATGTAGGCTCTGCAGTCAATCAACTCGATGTGGTTATTCTATCCGCCCTGGAAGTAGATGTTGACTTCAATGTAAATGTTCTCACAGGTTCCGACGGCGTCATCAGAGGAGCAATCGGCGGACATAGTGACACCGCTGCCGGAGCCGCTTTGTCGATTATTGTCTGCCCCCTTACACGGGGAAGAATCGCAACCATCGTCGATCATGTAAACACAATTGTAACGCCGGGTAAAACCATCGATGTCGTTGTTACCGATCAGGGAGTGGCGGTAAATCCCCGCAGGAACGATTTGATCGAAGCATTAACAAAGGCCAATATGGAACTGACCACAATCGAGAATCTCCGACGTAAGGCCATACAATTGATAGGTAAATCGAAGCCAATCGAATATACCGACAAGATTGTAGGGGTCGTTACCTATCGTGACGGCTCGGTAATTGACTTGATTCACCAGGTCAAGGATTCGATTGATGTCTCATGA
- the citE gene encoding citrate (pro-3S)-lyase subunit beta — MADRLRRTMMFVPGNNPGMVKDAYIYKCDSIMFDLEDSVSLAEKDAARALLFYALTSVDYGNKELVVRINDPRTSMGVTDLEAMVRAGIDVIRLPKTETADDIRFCEKEISRIEKECGRSKSTRMMAAIESAVGVLNAREIALSSKRLIGIALGAEDYVTDMRTSRSPDGSELFFARSMILHAARAAGIAALDTVYSDVNNEEGLIKETMLIKQLGFDGKSVINPRQIEPIIKVFTPTQEEIRKAQDIMEAIRLANEKGSGVIALNGKMVDKPVVLRAERVLALARAAKVLL, encoded by the coding sequence ATGGCCGATAGATTGAGAAGAACCATGATGTTCGTCCCGGGAAATAATCCAGGAATGGTAAAAGATGCATATATCTATAAATGTGATAGCATCATGTTCGACCTTGAGGATTCGGTTTCTCTCGCCGAAAAAGATGCTGCGCGGGCTTTGCTCTTCTATGCATTGACTTCTGTGGATTATGGTAATAAGGAACTTGTTGTACGAATCAATGATCCGAGAACATCTATGGGTGTCACGGACCTGGAAGCAATGGTTCGTGCCGGTATCGATGTTATTCGTCTGCCAAAGACGGAAACAGCGGATGATATCCGATTCTGTGAAAAAGAGATTTCCCGAATAGAAAAGGAATGTGGCCGTAGTAAAAGTACCCGAATGATGGCCGCAATAGAAAGTGCCGTAGGAGTACTTAATGCAAGAGAAATTGCCCTTTCCAGTAAACGATTAATAGGAATAGCATTGGGGGCGGAGGATTATGTTACCGATATGAGGACGAGTAGAAGCCCCGACGGTAGTGAACTTTTTTTTGCTCGAAGTATGATCTTACATGCCGCCCGAGCCGCCGGCATTGCTGCACTGGATACCGTTTATTCCGATGTCAATAATGAAGAAGGACTTATCAAGGAGACCATGTTGATCAAGCAGCTTGGTTTCGATGGAAAGTCGGTAATCAATCCTCGCCAGATAGAGCCTATCATCAAGGTTTTTACACCGACACAAGAGGAAATTCGTAAAGCGCAGGATATTATGGAAGCAATACGGCTGGCCAACGAGAAAGGATCGGGAGTTATTGCCCTTAATGGGAAAATGGTCGACAAACCTGTTGTTCTGCGCGCCGAGCGTGTTTTAGCGCTTGCAAGGGCTGCCAAGGTTTTATTATAG
- the citD gene encoding citrate lyase acyl carrier protein, whose product MTIVKKAVAGTMESSDIMIVVDKPEGEGIHITLESPVKKQFGDRIKEVILDSARKVGVKDADIKAIDKGALDCVIMARATTALYRACESIDYQWEK is encoded by the coding sequence ATGACTATTGTAAAAAAAGCTGTTGCTGGCACCATGGAATCGAGTGATATTATGATTGTGGTGGATAAACCCGAAGGGGAAGGAATTCATATCACCCTTGAAAGCCCTGTCAAGAAACAATTTGGCGATCGAATCAAAGAGGTTATCCTCGATAGTGCTAGAAAAGTTGGGGTCAAAGATGCAGACATCAAGGCAATCGATAAGGGGGCACTGGATTGTGTCATCATGGCGAGAGCAACAACGGCCCTCTATCGTGCCTGTGAATCAATAGATTATCAATGGGAGAAGTAG
- a CDS encoding alpha/beta hydrolase: MKIVEKKYPEGLVDDQRMVRVFLPDGYTDNNERYPVVYMNDGQDVFYDSHTFGAVESLRFVQYYQDYGKFLPQIIIVAIEAPSVASERTALYSPYTKSFVVPKEKKFESYIKGSGKEYLQWIIEILKPDIDRTYRTYPDPDFTALCGYSTGGLNSVYASIAFQEYFHRIIAISPAIAIWLDKLQETMNHCSGCDSLKYVYLDVGTNENGRMTTASEFLEGSSTIVRFYEAQGLNQDNLKYNVYQNAVHSQSEWRKRFPDALRWIFQDI, translated from the coding sequence GTGAAGATAGTTGAAAAGAAATATCCTGAGGGCTTGGTGGATGATCAGCGTATGGTTCGGGTTTTTTTGCCTGATGGATATACTGATAATAATGAGAGATATCCCGTGGTCTATATGAACGATGGACAGGACGTTTTTTATGACTCTCATACATTTGGAGCTGTGGAAAGCCTTCGATTTGTCCAATACTACCAAGATTATGGAAAATTCCTACCACAGATAATCATCGTTGCTATTGAAGCTCCCTCTGTGGCAAGTGAACGAACAGCTTTATATTCCCCTTATACAAAAAGTTTTGTTGTACCAAAGGAAAAAAAATTTGAATCCTATATCAAAGGTAGTGGGAAAGAGTATTTACAGTGGATAATTGAAATACTTAAACCTGATATTGACAGAACCTATCGGACATATCCCGATCCGGATTTCACTGCACTATGCGGTTACAGCACAGGCGGTTTGAATAGTGTGTATGCTTCGATAGCTTTTCAGGAATATTTTCATAGGATCATCGCTATTAGTCCGGCAATAGCAATTTGGTTGGATAAGTTACAGGAAACAATGAATCACTGTTCTGGCTGCGACAGTCTCAAATATGTATACCTTGATGTCGGGACAAATGAAAATGGAAGGATGACAACGGCTTCAGAATTTCTTGAGGGAAGCAGTACCATCGTGCGTTTTTATGAAGCTCAAGGGCTTAATCAAGATAATTTGAAATACAATGTTTATCAGAATGCTGTCCATAGCCAATCCGAATGGAGAAAACGGTTTCCTGATGCACTTAGGTGGATTTTTCAAGATATATAG
- a CDS encoding LacI family DNA-binding transcriptional regulator encodes MDRKKRLADVARMVGCSITTVSRVINNNSSVNDRTRQAVEKALQEIGYFENKKMPEREGKKQLIGLIIPNMLAIGIYPFVKGVMEVADLHNFNVITSESNHSVVNETKLCKSMIECGAQGIVFFPCAPHSGECLLQIPKSYPIVVLDRSTKNIPENTVSVLVDHKYNGYLGTKYLLNLGHKNIAVLMGTYNGERSPSQLEMLKGYRKAIEEAGLQFREELTIYGTTNIDVTTRAIDEFLSRKIPFSAIFGFNDLLAFGAYNALTKRDIKIPEDVSVLGHDSTIFSEVLGMTTIDNRGIEIARFAAEALFSLIDKKKLLEITTVSKSSLMIRNSCGRFHGDKVY; translated from the coding sequence ATGGATAGGAAAAAAAGGCTTGCAGATGTTGCTCGGATGGTCGGATGCTCAATTACGACGGTTTCAAGAGTTATCAATAATAATTCCAGTGTGAATGATAGAACCAGACAAGCAGTTGAGAAGGCTTTACAAGAAATTGGTTACTTCGAGAACAAAAAAATGCCAGAACGGGAAGGCAAGAAACAGCTGATTGGCTTGATTATTCCTAATATGCTTGCAATAGGTATCTACCCATTTGTGAAGGGGGTTATGGAGGTTGCCGATTTGCATAATTTCAATGTGATTACCAGTGAATCAAACCATTCTGTTGTCAATGAGACGAAATTATGCAAAAGCATGATCGAATGCGGCGCACAAGGGATTGTTTTTTTCCCTTGTGCGCCGCATTCCGGCGAGTGTTTATTACAAATTCCCAAGTCCTATCCTATTGTCGTCTTAGATAGATCGACAAAGAATATTCCTGAAAACACTGTGAGTGTATTGGTTGACCATAAATACAATGGTTATCTTGGAACCAAGTATCTATTGAACCTTGGACATAAAAATATCGCTGTGTTGATGGGCACGTATAACGGAGAAAGGAGCCCATCACAACTTGAAATGTTGAAAGGATATAGAAAAGCAATTGAAGAGGCCGGACTCCAATTCCGAGAAGAACTGACTATTTATGGGACTACCAATATTGATGTCACAACAAGGGCCATAGATGAATTCCTTTCGCGGAAGATTCCTTTTTCCGCAATCTTCGGGTTCAATGATTTGCTTGCGTTTGGTGCCTATAATGCTTTAACGAAGAGAGATATAAAAATACCTGAGGATGTTTCAGTATTGGGACATGATTCGACTATTTTTTCTGAAGTTTTGGGTATGACGACTATTGATAATCGGGGTATTGAAATTGCCAGATTTGCCGCGGAGGCATTATTCTCTCTGATCGATAAAAAAAAATTGCTTGAGATTACTACTGTCAGCAAGTCAAGTTTAATGATCCGTAATAGTTGCGGCAGATTTCATGGTGATAAAGTCTATTAA